gacaatatttttttaatgattcatcGTGTATGGACAATGATAGTTTGTATCGTGTATCAacgatatttttttttaatgatttatcaTGTATTAATGATGACAATTTGTGTCGTGTATTAAAGATTCATCGTGTATTGATGATGATAATTTGTGTCGTATATTAACGATTCATTGTGTATTAACAATGATAATTTGTATCATGTATACATGATTCGTTGTGTATTATCAATAACAATTTGTATCATATATTAATGATTCGTCGTGTATTGACGATGATAATTTGTATCATGTATTAATGATGACAATTTGTATTGTATATTAACAAAAATGTATCATGTATCAATGATATAATTTGTATCATGTATTAATGATACAAAttaataagatagaaagaaaatctcaagcacatatgaaagcaaaaattgcaaaataaaaaagaaagaaagttgtTTTAGAagagaattgggttttgttttttgaagaaaaagagagcatttttttataaaatacttgctgatgtggaaaaataTGAGAGATCCAAATCCTACCTGACAAGCtctaaaaaagttaaaaataaaaaaagtcataaatagttagagattttgattttatagtatatatatagattatggTGATAGgacttcaaaattatttttaatccaAGTAGTTGTTAACAGCCATGGGCTTGACTCAAGTCAATAAGCATGGGCCCTACAGTGACTATTTTGATTCTCACCCTGCACGCGTCGAATAGGCTTAGGCTTATATGGAATATTCACCGCATATAATTTTCATCTGGTGATAATGTCATATTCATCACATAACATAAACCGATCCTAACCTAGAATTTTACCACCTAAATACCCCAACCTGGATAGCATGTtcaacaacatttttacaatattttcacaacaaatcataggcagttagttgttattggttcaaatttgaacctaacacaaagattacttttttgtctcaacaataacaaccagtaataacctgccacttaagatttgttgtgaaaatattgtagacatatcatttctgaTGATTATAATGCCTAGAGGCTATATGTGGATGAACTTTGACTTGATTTCTATCAATATAAATAATTGAGTAGCTTTAGTTAACTTAactggtaaattttttttttttttttttttttttttttttttttttttttgttgttgttgttgttgttgttgttgtcgtcgTCAAATAAGGAACTTGACCTTTAATTCCTACCTACatgaaaaatcaattggtgtcaTGGTATGATAATAATGGACAATCATTATGGAGCGGAcaacataaatttgaaacaCTATAATTACCtgtaaaaacaaataataataagggaAAATTGCAgttaacccacctgtggtttggcccGTTTTAACAGTGcccacccgtggtttaaaagttatcacttaacccacctgaggtggCCTCCGTTAAACCCCCGTTACCCACCTCTCCCTTTTCACCGttaaaaataggggtaaatGTGTCTTTTCCATtatattttatgtctctctcctcttttctctccttcttcttcttcttcttcttcacataaaacgtaaaagaaaaattatcaaaaaacaagtcaagataaaatttgtttcaTCATTTTTCATATACATAATTAGCACAAAGTTTTACGAAAGAGGGTAGACAAAGCAAAAAAACCCTCTCTCTTTTGTTGGGTTCtctaaaaaaacttagatttgcaagtaaaagaaaaatcttaaaaaaaaaaaaaaaaaaaaaaaaaaaaaaaaaaaaaaaaaccccagcAATCTAGCAAATCCAACACCACAACCAACTCACTGAACCATCAAATCATAGCTTCACCaaactaccaccaccaccattgttAGCCACCGCCCAAAACCCCAAATTGGGatgcaaaaacaaagaaacaagaaaaacccagcaaaaaaattagccaaaaaaataaaaaataaaaaataacccaGCAATCTAACATATCCAACACCACAACCAACTTACTAAACCATCAAATCATAGCCTCACCAAACTACCACCTCCAACATCACCACCGTTGTTAGCCACCATCCAAAACCCCAGATTGGGatgcaaaaacaaagaaacaagaaaaacccagcaaaaaaatcagccaaaaaaaacaaaaaaaaccccagCAATCTAACATATCCAACACCACAACCAACTCATTGAACCATCAAATCATAACCTCACCAAACTACCACCTCCAAACACCACTACCGTTGTTAGCCACCGCCTAAAACCCTAGATTGGGatgcaaaaacaaagaaacaagaaaaacccagccaaaaaaaaaaaaaaaaaacccagcaatcTAACGTATCCAACACCACAGCCAACTCACTAAACCATTAAATCATAGCCTCACCAAACTACCACCTCCAACACCACCACCGCTATTAGCCACTGCCCAAAACCCCTAGAAAGTCATTTCATACCTGATATAGAGGAAAATCCAAGCTTCAGCACACCTCCTCCTTGCTTGCAAGTGTTCAGGGATTTCACTTTGGCAATCAaagtaaagagagaaagggattaTGGGTTTGGGGATTTTTGGGGGTTCTAAGgtagagaaagggagagagctCGTTTCATTTTTTTAGGGTTCTATTTGGGTTCTAATTTTGTCTTATATAATAAAGAGGAATTTCTAACGGAAAGGACAGAGGTGGGTAACGGGGGTTTAACGCAAGccacctcaggtgggttaagtgataacTTTTAAATCATGGGTGGGCACTGTTAAAACGGGCCAAGCCACAGGTGGGTTAACTGCAATTTcccttaataataataagtgagtTGCTAAACTATCCACACTTTTTGAGTAAAAACAATGTTGGGGATTCATACTTAATTATGCAATTTAATTTAGTGCACAGTACACACCAGTTAATTACTTCTATTTATATTAACAGTCATGGTTATTGGCAGTATCAAATCTTTGTACAAACGGCTGATCAAGTCTTCATAAAATTTTGGTTGTGCTACTTCTAATAACCAATTCAAGAAACAGCAAGGAGTGTTCTCTCCCCCTCATAGGAGTGTTCTCTCTCTCGGCGTACGATAGAAAGTCTCTTGCTATCGTACGCTTGAGTTGTTCTCTACTGCGTTTGCGAGCTTTGCTTCGAAGCGTGGCCTTTTCTGCCTCAGTGGTGGGCCGGTCTTCCCCTTGCAGTGGGTCACGAGCTGTTTGGCTGCTCCGCCCAGTTGTGGGTCTTCTCCCACCAGCGTGGGCTTTCTCTGCCCAGTCAGTGGACATTTTTCTTGGCCGGTGTGGGTTACTTCTCTACCTCTAGTTTTTCTTGGACAGAGAAAACTActcattttattttccttgtcATCTTCTTTGCCTCCTCAGTTTGGGTGTCCTTTTTCAGTCCGCCAGAAGTTTTCTTGTGGGATAAAGTCTCCGGCAAGTGAGGGCATCTTCAGATTCAATGTGTTTCGGCCAAGGATGGTTACTCTAAGACATCAGTGAGTAGTTTTATTTGCtttgggttttccttttatttctcttaAGGGTCTGATTCGGGGTCTTTCTCCTGTAATGGTGCTGCTGGATGCTCAATTTGTACCcttattttcattctttcttggATATGCTTTGTATGGAGTATGGTATAGGAAAATAGCTATAATGGTGGGAGCAAAAAGGGTTATTAGTTGGAACTGCCGGGGGCTGGAGAATCCCTGGTTAGTTCAAGCGTTGCATGACATGGTGCGACGGTAGAATCCCAAAGTGGTGTTTCTAATTGAGACAAAAGCAAAAACTAGGCGAATGGAAGGAATAAAAAACAGGATTGGGCTGACAAATGGGCTTATTGTTCCTTGTGTTGGCAGAAAAGGGGGACTTGCCTTACTGTGGACTAGAGAGATTGATTTGGAAATCAAAAGTTACTCGTTGAACCACATTGATGCAGTGATCAATGATGCAGAGAAAAACATTACATGGAGGTTGACAGGCTTCTATGGCCATTCGGAGACGCATTGAAGGTATGAATTTTGGCACCTTTTAGCTTTTCTGAATAATCAACTGCACCTTCCTTGGCTATGCTtaggagattttaatgaaatactgTCTAATTCTGAAAAATCTGGGGGGGGGGGTGCTATCCGGACTCAACAACAGATGGATGGGTTTAGAAAGGTGATTGATTATTGTGCTTTTTAGGATTTGGGTTACTGTTGTTTTGAGTTTACTTGGTGTAATATGCAGAGAGATGAAAACAGAATATATTTGAGATTAGATAGAGCCTTTACCAACCTTGAGTGGACTGAAAATTTTGAGGAAATGAAAGTGTACCATTTGGTAGACTCAACTTTTGATCACAGTGCCTTGCTCCTATCTGATTCAATTGTAGGGCTATTATAGAAAATTCTTGGGGGATGGGGTTTGATCTCAATACTCCAGAAGGGGTTATGGATAATCTTAATTACTGTGCTGCAGACCTGAAGAGTTGGAGCACTGGTAGATTCCAAAGAAGATGCAGACAAAAAGAAATGCCTTGAACTCTCTGTCTTTACAAGACAAGGATGGAACGCTTAGCACTGTGATTAACAGTTTAAGAAGGGAAATCAATGACCTTCTGGATGATGAGGAAATTTATTGGGGACAAAGAGCCAAAGCTCACTGGCTTAAGGAGGGTGACAAAAATACTAGGTTTTTCCATGCCCAAGCTTCTGAGCGGCGCAAGCAGAACACTATTCTGGGAATTTGGGACAACCAAGGCAGATGGTGTGATGAAAAAGATAGTATTGCTCAAGCGGCCATTGACTACTTTGTCAGTATTTATACAATAGCTTCCCCATCATGGATTGATGAAGTAATTGCCACTATTCCCACACGGGTGACAGAAGCCTTGAATGAAAGTCTTAACAGGTGTTTCACTAGGGAGGAGGTTACCATCGCCCTCAAACAGATCCACTCCACAAAAGCACCCGGCCTCGATGGTATGTCTGCCATTTTCTACCAAAAATATTGGAGTATTGTGGGATGTAGCATTACTAATATGGTTCTAAATGTTCTCAATAGTGATATGTCTCCGGCTTGTCTCAATAAAACCAATATTGCCCTCATCCCTAAAGTACATAACCCCAAAAAAATGTTTGATTTCCGCCCCATAAGTCTATGTAATGTAGTATATAAACTCATATCTAAAACTATTGCAAATAGATTTAAGGCTATTCTCCCTTATATCATCTCAGAGAATCAAAGTGCTTTCACTCTTGACAGATTAATCACTGACAATGTACTTGTGGCTTTCGAGTTAATGCACTTTCTAAATCACAAAAATGCAGGGAATGATTGCTTTATGGCTGCCAAattagatatgagtaaggcttTTGACAGAGTCGAATGGGGCTTTATACAGGGGGTTATGGAGAAACCGGGATTCAGCTTAAGGTGGGTAAACCTTGTAATGAAATGTATCACTTTAGTCTCATACTCAATTATTATAAATGGGGCTGCTTGTGGTAACATTATGCCTACACGGGGGCTTAGGTAAGGGGACCCCCTCTTCCTAACTTCTTTCCTTATTTGCATTAAGGGGCTTTCTGCTCTTATCAATGAGGCAGCCCGGAACCTGCGTTTGACAGGAATTTCCATTTGTAAGGGCTGTCCTAGAGTTACCCATCTTCTCTTTGCGGATGATAACATCCTTTTTTGCAAAGCTAGTGTGGAGGAAAGTAGGGAGTTAAAATATTTACTCCAGAAATATAAGGATGCTTCGGGTTAGAAGATTAATACTGATAAGTCCTTAATTTTCTTCAGCCCCAATACTACTCTTGAAGTCAGGGAGGAGATCTTTGCTACCCTAGGCCCTATGCAAGACTTTAGACACTCAAAATACCTTGGCCTTCCTTCTTTCATTGGAAGATCGAAGAAGCAAGTGTTCTCTATCCTAAAAGAGAGGATTGGGCAGAAGCTAGTTGGTTGGAAGGGCAAGCTCCTTTCTatggggggggagggggagggggggggggagaggaaATTCTTATAAAAGCAGTAGCTCAAGCAATTCCCACTTACACTATGAGTTGTTTCCTTCTTCCGCAAAGCTTATGTGATGACATCAAAAGCATGGTGGGGAACTTCTGGTGGGGCCAAAGGCAATTTAAACTGAATTAGGTCAGTTGGAAAACAATGTGTAAGCCTAAAGCTCAAGGAGGCATGGGTTTTAGGAATTTGCAAGCTTTCAACAAAACAATGCTTGCAAAGCAATTATGGGGAATTCTCCAAAACCCAAACTCTCTAATGGCAAGGGTTCTCAAAGCTAAATACTTCCCTACTGGAGATATTCTAAATGCTAATCTTGGAAGCTCCCCCTCATATTCTTGGAGAAGCATCCACAGTAGCCTTGGTGTAATAAGGAAGAACACTCGGTGGAGAGTGGGATATggaaaattaatcaatatatGGGAAGACAAGTGGCTGCCAACCCCATCTACGTACAAGGTTATTTCTCCACCTAATGATAAGCCCCAATTCCCAATGGTCTCTTCTCTCATTGACCGAGTGACAAAATGGTGGAGAGTAGACATGATAAGAGCAACTTTCCTTCCTTTTGAAGCTAACTTAATCCTGAGGATACCATTAAGCCACAACCTTccagaagaaaaaattatctgGATAGGGAATAACCGGGGAGACTTTACAGTCAAAAGCGCTTACCATATAGCCCATAACTTGCTGGAATCAAGGGAGAAAGAAGAATGCTCAAATGGAGACCCTTGCAAGCTGGTTTGGAGGAAATTATGGCACCTTAATCTCccagcaaaaattaaaatttttgcttGGAGAGCTTGTGTCAATGGACTCCCTACAATGGAAGCCATTTGTCGCCATGGGATTACTCAAACTAAGGGCTGCCCTGTTTGTGGTAGTGAACTTGAGAGTCTTGACCATGCCCTTCTTTGTTGTGCCTTTTTAGCATCAGTTTGGTGTCTTTGGTCAGACAATCCCCTTCACACTCATGGCATCAAAAAATCTTTTCTTGATTCCACAATATTCATTCTCTCCCATGCAACTCTTCAGGACTTGGAGATTTTCTTTGCCATTGCGTGGGCTATCTGGATTAACAGAAATAAGATTGTGCACAAGGATTCTAGTCTACTTCCTCTTCAAGTGTGGCAATTGGCAAAAAATGTTTCTAAGGATTTTGTTAGTTTGGAAACTTGGGATTTTGGTCAACCTAGAACCACCCCATCTAGATAGGTTCCTCCTCCCTCGGGATTCCACAAGATAAATGTTGATGGGCCCTCTTTTGAGCTTGACAGTTTCTCTAGTGTTGGAGTTGTCATTAGAGACTGCAAAGGTGATGTTGTGGCTACACTGTGTAAACCCCTTTAGACTTGCTTCTCTGTTGAACTAACAAAGGTTTTTGCTTTGGAGCATGGTATTCTATTAGCTCAAGAGCTTCATCTGGCATGGGTCATTGTTGAATCTGACTCCCTAAATGTCATCCAAGCAATCAATGAAGGTGCCACGGGGAGTAGCATGGGACATATCATTCAAGGAATTCTCCAGGTGAGTGTTTCTTTTAGTCCTGCCTTTTCAAGCACATCAATAGAAGCTTCAACACTGTGGCTCATGGGCCTGCTCAACATGCTCGAAGATCTAGTCTCCATTGCCTCTGGAAAGGAGTTGCTCCCCCCTGCATTTCTTCCTTCCTGCAATCTGATTTGATTGTAAACGGCTTGTAATTTTATTGTTTCTGCTTATGCAAGATCCTTTATGTGCTTTGCCTTTTGGTTTTAATACCAATATAtttcactttcaaaaaaaaaaaaaaaaattcaagaaacagCAATGACATGTCTATAATCTGAAAAGTATACTTTAGATTATAgagtaaattaaattaaattactccaagtaatagtaaaataaaaaaaatcaccgaagcacaaagaaaaagaatcacACACGAACATGCTaaatttttgagataaaaacCTTCAATTATAGGGGATAAAAACTTCAAGTCAAACTCGATCAATCTctataataaattacaaattagatCTCTCAGTTTTATTCCCATAAAttgaatttataataaattataaaaatacaagaagaaCTCTCTAGGAATTAATACAATTTCATCGCAACAAAAAATGGAATCCTGTGAAATAAAAAACTCAGTAGCATATTTGCTCTGAACTCTATGCGGTAGTAAGCCTCCAATTTATCATTACTTTGTATGTTTGGAAAGGGGAAATTTTTGTCTCTCTTACTACACACTAGTGCGAAGATTGCAATGCTCTGTCTTGCCGCAGTGGACTATCTTGCGGTTTGCACTGCTCTCGTATAACACCACACGCACACTGcaactttatatataaagaataaagttgCCGCCCGGCCCCACTGCTATTCGATTTTTAATAGAATAGGATTGCCTTTGGTGAGGGCTGATACAGCCCTCGAATATGCAAGCTTATTAGACTGCCAGGAGTTTCTGTGATTGGATCTTTATTAGATGCCGTGCACCTCAAAAATCTCCCTCCAACCCATCGAGGATGAAGATTTTCAATTCAACTCTTAAGTTAGAATTCTCATTAACAAGAGAAATTGTAGGAGTTATAACAAGTTATAATTTCAAGTGAACAATATTTCCCTATGCTATAACATACTGAAATCTTAACACTAAAAGTCAATTCTATAATGCTTACAAACAATACTACAAATCATACACTCAAGGATTACACTTATTTGAACTCAATaatttatgggaaaaaaaaaattcaataatttaaggtctagagacaaaaaatttggtaaagtttaggaactaaaatagtatttacttttttttttttccctcatcaTATATCGTTGTTGGCAAAACTAGGAAGCACATCACCAACCAAATAAATCTCATTGCTATTGGAACAATTAGATCcttgaataaagaaaattgaaaaaataaagaataaaaagaagaggTGAATGCTatcaaattacataaatattattaaagttATAACTTGAATTTATACCAAAATCAAGCCACATCAACAAATACCTTTACAATTGTCCCATAGGTTCTTCAGGGTCACTATCTGATGTAATACGAAATTGGATTCCAACTGGTTTATTGATCAAATTTAGTTCGATAAAGCAAACTGAGGGACAAACTATGAACaagatcataaaaaataaaagcttcaCATAATCACTACATCAACCATTGTTAAACAATAAACCCAAGGTAAGCATGTCAAACAGCTCTGACGATATAGGTGCTCTTCCAACGGATATCTCTCGGGAAACCTCCTGCATGGCTGGCCTAGATTTTGGATTGGTTGCCAAGCATGCAAATGCAAGCTTCACAATAGAGACCACTTTCAATAAGACTTCATTTTCCGGAGGTTCGAGGCGTAGGTCCAAAATGTCCTTCAATAGAATATTGTGGGCAGTTGAACTTGTTGCTGATGATGACAACGATGTTGAGAGAAACAAGATGAGGTCTCCTGGATGCTTTCCCATGATTATTTCTAATGTTAACActccaaaactataaacatcacaTTTTTCATTCACTTCCATTGTGTATGCGAGCTCTGCAAATAGAAGAATTTAACTTATCCAACACTTTTATAATTGGTAAGATGCAATGGGAACCTTGAGCAATTCGTTTTCATTACccttgaaaactttttttttttccttttattacaGCTATCCACCCTAAACTATAGCACCACTTGTCATGTGTACCCTAAATTTCATAATCTTTCAATCAATACTTTGATTTGATCGAGAATAATTTATGATATCCACCCACCGAAATTAGAGTCCAAGTTAGTGATGTACATTACAAATCAGGGGCGGCAGCAAGTGAAGCTTAGgaggttcaaatgaaccccttgagcttgccaaaaaaaaaaaatttatgcataataattttaaaataattttgttttgatcctttaaaataaaattttgaactccTTGGCCGAATTTTGTTTAAACTTCAATTGAAATAAGCTTGAATATGATCCTCTTgacaatattttagttttttaaaataggaAATGTTACACTAAAAAGCAATTAAACAATTAGACAAGggtgattctaaaaaaaaagaaaggaaaaaaatagacAAGGGGCATGGGACAGGAGAATGATTGAGTGAAGATAAATATAAATGTTAACagaacaaaatttttctcaaaacaatTATAAAGACCAATAGTTGTCAAAGTTGAGTTGAATtggtaaataaaataattgtaatgaGTAAAGACATAAACTAATAGATAAAAGtaagcaataataattaaaagttcacttattacaaaaatgattaatatgtttattgtatttagaaataatagataatttctaaaatttaatcttagcaacaataattaatatgtttattgtaGTAAGAAACAATATATCAAATGAACTcataatttatcttttattctctttccacaactataaacaaatttgtaataagaaaATCACATAAATTGCAAAATTCATCTCTATGATTTTTTTCTAGGGGGTCAGCAAGAATTCTTGCTGACCCCCTagaaaaaaatcatagaatGGACTCTATTGCAAATTCTTTTATGGTTTAGAAATtacttattttcctttttgggctAACACGCCCTTTTAAGTTCACATCTAAACACAATTATTTTCAGTGCACAGGCTTAGGCAAGGGGCTATAGTCCCTGGCTTTCAAATTCCTCCCTTCCCCCTCCATTttattaataagaaaattttaatactacGTAAATTTTACTTAATAACCATTTCATGTTTGTTTCAAATGTACAAATACTCATTTCAGGTAGTAatatctcaattttttattttaaatttcactttttgttatatataaCTTACAAATTTTAGGAGCATTTAAAgcatatatattcaaaatatataaataaagctCTTCAATAAAAACTCTTTTCTTTATGAAAACAAACTCTTTGCTAAAACACACTATTAATCCCTAAACTTTAGCCTATTTTAGTCCGTAAGtgataatttttaattctttataaactttaaaatgataatttttgtcTCTAACAAACTTAAAAGTAGTCATTTTTAGTCTTTAAATTTAACATGattgtttttagcttttaatGTATAACGTTGAGATGACCTGCCATGTTTTAGTGTGGTTACGTTTTGCTTTATACCTTAGGGACTAAAAGTCACTCACATTTTGTATTTAGAGATTTAGGGATATGCatgcatggtttttttttttttttaagaagaattgATGCTCTGATCTTTATAAGTTTGTAACACGTTCTACGCTGTtatcaataaacaaaaaaaaaaataataatctttatttatttagtattgCTATTCTTATGTATGAagaaattaaggcaaaaaaaaaaaaaaaaaaagacatttattatttaatttatcagaaatttttgatttgtacacattttatgttttcaaaaatgttatagtcaaatatgtaaattataatttattttaacaaaaaaggcttagggtatgtttgaataccatttattactgaaaactgaaaacgctgtagcgaaataatttttaaatgtgtgaatagtgccatgagatctagttttaaagttgtttttgttaaaaaaaatagtacttgCGGGTCTCGTAAATAGTATATGGGACCCACACAAAATGCATGGGACACAAACGTGGAGGAAAAAACGTGTATCCAAACATGCacttaatctaaaatttttaaagaatatattaattgttattgATGTAATTTGAGGGAAAATTACAAATAACcaatgagaaaaaaatgtttatctTTAATTATATAGAAGTGAATGGATCGAatttgttataataataataataataataatgttaaaaacatgatttaACTCTAAATtctacatacatacatacatacatacatatatatatatatatatatatgtgtgtgtgtgtgtgttattttgtatttttaaaaatttgtgagATATTTAGTTCACTGCTGTGAAAACTTTTGTGACTCTTCTATTGTTTCAATgactaattaataattatagtAAAGTTTAATTATCATAAACTGGGTTGATTTTTCATACATATTGAAGATGTTGTAAGGTATTCATAAATTGATCTTTTAGCTTTTAACTAACCCATAAACTAAACATAGTCATATTTGGAGGGAACCACAATCctcatgttatatatataaaagatctCTTACTTTGATACCATCCTACATTTCTAATTCTTTCAAAATGTTAAGCTG
This genomic stretch from Quercus lobata isolate SW786 chromosome 3, ValleyOak3.0 Primary Assembly, whole genome shotgun sequence harbors:
- the LOC115980595 gene encoding uncharacterized protein LOC115980595 — its product is MCKPKAQGGMGFRNLQAFNKTMLAKQLWGILQNPNSLMARVLKAKYFPTGDILNANLGSSPSYSWRSIHSSLGVIRKNTRWRVGYGKLINIWEDKWLPTPSTYKVISPPNDKPQFPMVSSLIDRVTKWWRVDMIRATFLPFEANLILRIPLSHNLPEEKIIWIGNNRGDFTVKSAYHIAHNLLESREKEECSNGDPCKLVWRKLWHLNLPAKIKIFAWRACVNGLPTMEAICRHGITQTKGCPVCGSELESLDHALLCCAFLASVWCLWSDNPLHTHGIKKSFLDSTIFILSHATLQDLEIFFAIAWAIWINRNKIVHKDSSLLPLQVWQLAKNVSKDFTCFSVELTKVFALEHGILLAQELHLAWVIVESDSLNVIQAINEGATGSSMGHIIQGILQVSVSFSPAFSSTSIEASTLWLMGLLNMLEDLVSIASGKELLPPAFLPSCNLI